In Oryza sativa Japonica Group chromosome 3, ASM3414082v1, one DNA window encodes the following:
- the LOC4332592 gene encoding acetate--CoA ligase CCL3, translating into MAAERDIDDLPRGGANYTALTPLWFLERAALAHPARASVVHGPVRYTWADTYRRCRRLASALERRSVGHGSTVAVIAPNIPAVYEAHFGVPMAGAVVNCVNIRLNAPTVAFLLEHSSAEVVMVDQEFFSLAEDSLRIIAEQKKGAFKQPLLIVIGDQTCDPVSLKSALSKGAIEYEEFLETGDPEFAWKPPQDEWKSIALGYTSGTTSNPKGVVLHHRGAYLMSLSGALVWGMNEGAVYLWTLPMFHCNGWCYTWTLAALCGTSICLRQVTAKAIFSAIANQGVTHFCGAPVVLNTIVNAPPADAILPLPRVVNVMTAGAAPPPSVLASMSKLGFRITHTYGLSETYGPSTVCAWKPEWDELPDDERARLHARQGIRYVGLEGLDVVDPKTMAPVPADGSTLGEIVMRGNGVMKGYLKNPRANAEAFENGWFHSGDLGVKHTDGYIEVKDRAKDIIISGGENISSLEVEKAVYQHPAVLEASVVARADEQWGESPCAFVTPKDGADSSDEAALAGDIMRFCRERLPGYWVPKSVVFGPLPKTATGKIKKHELRAKAKELGPVRKSRM; encoded by the exons atggcggcggagagggacaTCGACGACCTGCCGCGGGGGGGCGCCAACTACACGGCGCTCACGCCGCTCTGGTTCCTGGAGCGCGCCGCGCTGGCGCACCCGGCGCGGGCATCCGTCGTGCACGGCCCCGTGCGCTACACCTGGGCCGACACCtaccgccgatgccgccgcctcgcctccgccctcGAGCGCCGGTCCGTCGGCCACGGGAGCACG gtAGCTGTAATAGCTCCAAATATCCCAGCAGTATATGAGGCCCATTTTGGAGTTCCAATGGCTGGAGCAGTGGTGAACTGCGTCAACATTCGATTAAATGCTCCTACTGTTGCATTTCTCTTGGAGCACTCATCAGCGGAAGTTGTGATGGTTGACCAGGAATTTTTCTCCCTAGCAGAGGATTCTCTGAGGATTATTGCGGAGCAAAAGAAAGGAGCTTTCAAACAGCCACTTCTAATTGTTATTGGTGATCAAACTTGTGATCCCGTGTCCCTCAAAAGTGCTTTGAGTAAAGGAGCCATTGAGTATGAGGAGTTTCTGGAAACTGGCGATCCTGAATTTGCCTGGAAACCACCACAGGATGAATGGAAGAGTATTGCCTTAGGTTATACTTCCGGGACAACTTCCAACCCAAAGGGCGTGGTACTGCATCACAGGGGTGCTTACCTAATGTCACTGAGTGGTGCTCTGGTATGGGGAATGAATGAAGGCGCTGTTTATTTGTGGACTTTGCCGATGTTCCACTGTAATGGCTGGTGCTATACATGGACACTTGCTGCTCTTTGTGGAACAAGCATTTGTCTTCGTCAG GTTACAGCAAAGGCCATCTTCTCGGCGATAGCCAACCAAGGCGTGACCCACTTCTGTGGTGCACCGGTTGTCCTCAACACCATCGTCAACGCTCCGCCGGCTGACGCCATCCTCCCCCTGCCGCGTGTCGTCAACGTCAtgaccgccggcgccgcgccgccgccgtcggtgctCGCGTCCATGTCGAAGCTCGGTTTCCGCATCACCCACACCTACGGGCTGTCCGAGACGTACGGCCCGTCCACGGTGTGCGCGTGGAAGCCGGAGTGGGACGAGCTGCCGGACGACGAGCGCGCCCGCCTCCACGCCCGCCAGGGCATCCGCTACGTGGGCCTCGAGGGCCTCgacgtcgtcgacccgaagacgATGGCGCCCGTCCCCGCCGACGGCTCGACGCTCGGGGAGATCGTCATGCGCGGGAACGGCGTCATGAAGGGGTACCTCAAGAACCCCAGGGCGAACGCGGAGGCGTTCGAGAACGGGTGGTTCCACTCCGGCGACCTCGGCGTGAAGCACACCGACGGGTACATCGAGGTGAAGGACAGGGCTAAGGACATCATCATCTCCGGCGGGGAGAACATCAGCAGCCTGGAGGTGGAGAAGGCGGTGTACCAGCACCCGGCGGTGCTGGAGGCGTCGGTGGTGGCGCGGGCCGACGAGCAGTGGGGGGAGTCGCCATGCGCGTTCGTGACGCCCAAGGACGGCGCCGACAGCTCCGACGAGGCGGCACTCGCCGGCGACATCATGCGGTTCTGCCGGGAGAGGCTGCCGGGGTACTGGGTGCCCAAGTCCGTCGTGTTCGGGCCGCTGCCCAAGACGGCGACGGGGAAGATCAAGAAGCACGAGCTGAGGGCCAAGGCCAAGGAATTGGGCCCGGTCCGGAAGAGCAGGATGTGA